The following is a genomic window from Candidatus Leptovillus gracilis.
TGCGTCATCAAATTCATAAACGCCCTCAAATTGGCGGCAAAGCAGGCAGGCGTCATGCGCCGCCAAAATGCGCACCTTTGTCGCCAATCCCTGGCGAATGCGAGCCAGCGCTCGCTGCTGCTCTTGTGGCTCGTTCATGACTCAAATCAATCTGGAGCAGCAAAAGGCAGCAGCGCCAGGTGGCGGGCGCGTTTCACTTCGCGCACCAACTCGCGCTGTTTGGCGGCACTGAGGCGCGTCTGGCGGCGGGGGCGAATCCGGCCAAATTCGGTGATAAAGGGGCGCAGAGTCTCCGGTCGTTTGTAATCCAGGTCTACGTGGGTCAGGTTTTTGGGCCGCTGCCGTCGGTTGGTTGGGTTATGTATTTGTCATCATCTTCTCCTTCATCGGTTTGCATGAGGAATGGGTTTTCCAGGGTCAACTGCCCCGTTTGCCAGCGGGCGAACTCGGCGTCGGTGAGCAGACAGGCGTCCAGGCGGGCGGTGAGCTTCTCCTTCTTGAGCTTCTGGCCGATGCAGACAATCTCCTGGCGGCGGTCGCCGTAGGGTTCAGCCCACGCTTCGGTGATTTCCAACTGGACTTCGGCGTCGTCGGGCCAGTTTGCGCGGGGTTCGGCGGCCCACCAGCGGCCGGCCAGTTGGAAGTAGCCGTGCCGCGCCACCTGCGACCAGTAGTAGGCCATGTCGGTGTCGCTGGCGAGCCAGAGAAAGCCTTTGGAGCGGAGTAATCTCTTGAAGCCGCCGCCCTCGATGAAGTCTAGCAGGCGTTGGGGATGAAACGGCCGTCGCGCCCGATACACAAAACTGCTAATCCCATACTCGTCGGTCTCCGGGATGTGGTGGCCTTGCAGCTCGATGGCCCAGCGCGGCAGTTGGGCGGCGGCGTCCAGGTTGAACAGGCCGGTGTTCAGCACCCGGTCCAGGGCGATACGGCCGTATCTACTCTCCAGCACCACCGCGTCCGGGTTGAAGCGATGCAGGTAGCTCTTCAACCGGGCCAGGTCGTCGGCCGTTACCAGGTCGGTTTTGTTGATGAGGATGACGTTGGCGAACTCCACCTGCTCCACCAGCAAGTCGGCCAGGGTACGGCCGTCGTCGTCGGTGACGGCTAATCCCCGCTCCAATAGGGTTTGCTGATTGGTGTATTCGGCCAGCCAGGTAGCGGCGTCTACCACGGTGAGCATGGTGTCTAAACGGGCGATGTCAGCCAGGGAACGGCCGTTGTCATCCACCGGAAAATCAAAGGTGGCGGCAATCGCCAGCGGTTCGGCGATGCCGGTGGCCTCGATGAGCAGGTAGTCGAAGCGTTCTTCGCCCGCCAACCGGCCGATTTCCAGCAGCAAATCTTCGCGCAGCGTGCAGCAGATGCAGCCATTGCTCATCTGCACCAGCTTCTCTTCAGTGCGGCTCAGGTTAGCGTCGCCATTGCTCACCAACTGCGCGTCTATGTTCACCTCGCTCATGTCGTTGACGATGACGGCCACGCGCAGCCCTTCGCGGTTGTGCAGCACGTGGTTGAGCAGGGTTGTTTTGCCCGCGCCCAAAAAGCCGGATAAGACGGTGACGGGCAGGCGGCTGTCCAGAGATGGTTGTCCGTTGGATTTCATGAATTGTCCTTCGTTCTTACTGATACTTTATATCATTTATATTGACAAAAAAAACTACCCGGCGGCCAGACTCCAGGCGTCACGGACCCAGTTAACGGCCGTTTTCAAGGGCGATTGCGGCGTTTGATTTTCATGCAGGCAGGCGGCAAACGAGGCAGCCAGCAACGCCGGGTCTACGCCATTGGCCTGGCCGATGAAGACGAGGGAGGTTTCCGGCTGGCGGCTGCCCCACGGTTCGCCCACGACCAGGTGGACTCGTTTGCCTACGATTTGCAAAACGCATTGGCGGTCGGGAGCTTCATCCAGGTAGAGAAAGCCCTTGGCGCGATAGATGGTGGTGGGCAGGTTGTTGACGGCCTGTTTGATGGCTTTGAAGGTAAACGGCCGTTGCTCCCGGTAATGCCAGGTGTGGAACAACAGCGTATGGTCGCCATGTTCATGGTCATGCTCGTGGTCATGGTGGTCTTCGTGGC
Proteins encoded in this region:
- a CDS encoding GTP-binding protein, whose product is MKSNGQPSLDSRLPVTVLSGFLGAGKTTLLNHVLHNREGLRVAVIVNDMSEVNIDAQLVSNGDANLSRTEEKLVQMSNGCICCTLREDLLLEIGRLAGEERFDYLLIEATGIAEPLAIAATFDFPVDDNGRSLADIARLDTMLTVVDAATWLAEYTNQQTLLERGLAVTDDDGRTLADLLVEQVEFANVILINKTDLVTADDLARLKSYLHRFNPDAVVLESRYGRIALDRVLNTGLFNLDAAAQLPRWAIELQGHHIPETDEYGISSFVYRARRPFHPQRLLDFIEGGGFKRLLRSKGFLWLASDTDMAYYWSQVARHGYFQLAGRWWAAEPRANWPDDAEVQLEITEAWAEPYGDRRQEIVCIGQKLKKEKLTARLDACLLTDAEFARWQTGQLTLENPFLMQTDEGEDDDKYITQPTDGSGPKT
- a CDS encoding 30S ribosomal protein S18: MHNPTNRRQRPKNLTHVDLDYKRPETLRPFITEFGRIRPRRQTRLSAAKQRELVREVKRARHLALLPFAAPD